Proteins encoded together in one Campylobacter concisus window:
- the flhB gene encoding flagellar biosynthesis protein FlhB, which translates to MAGEDQEKTEEATPKKIEDAKKDGNVPKSQDLAGFVTLVIAIGVLLAMLNFMKEQIISLYIYYSKFIGQPLTLPTVKMIVVNTFARSLLMILPVCICVAIAGVIANVMQFGFIFTTKPIMPNFGKINPLKGLKNLFSMKKVIDSIKIVLKVSIVFGVGFYFFLQFIKELPHTLFFSMFDQLAWLKEKLIILVSVMLFILFVIGLIDLLIVRFQYFKDLRMSKQEIKDEYKQMEGDPQVKGRIRQAQMRAAKRRMMQNIPQADVVITNPTHYAVAIRYDKSRDEAPIILAKGVDFLALQIKKIAVENGVQIYENPPLARELYKICEVDDTIPAHLFRAVAEVLSFVYMSNKQKFKDKL; encoded by the coding sequence ATGGCAGGCGAAGATCAGGAAAAAACCGAAGAAGCGACCCCCAAAAAGATAGAAGATGCCAAAAAAGACGGCAACGTTCCCAAAAGTCAGGACCTGGCTGGGTTCGTGACCCTTGTCATCGCTATTGGCGTACTACTTGCAATGCTAAATTTTATGAAAGAACAGATCATCTCACTTTATATCTATTACTCAAAATTTATCGGTCAGCCACTTACCTTGCCAACTGTAAAAATGATCGTCGTAAATACCTTTGCAAGGTCGCTTCTTATGATACTTCCGGTTTGTATCTGTGTGGCGATCGCTGGTGTCATCGCAAATGTAATGCAGTTTGGATTTATCTTTACCACAAAGCCTATAATGCCAAATTTTGGCAAGATAAACCCACTAAAAGGGCTAAAAAATTTATTCTCGATGAAAAAAGTGATAGATAGCATTAAGATCGTGCTAAAAGTTAGCATCGTCTTTGGTGTTGGATTTTACTTTTTTTTACAATTTATAAAGGAGCTACCGCACACGCTCTTTTTTTCTATGTTTGATCAGCTTGCTTGGCTAAAAGAAAAGCTCATTATCCTAGTTAGCGTTATGCTTTTTATACTTTTCGTGATCGGACTTATCGACCTTCTCATTGTGCGTTTTCAATATTTTAAAGACCTTCGTATGAGCAAGCAAGAGATAAAAGATGAGTATAAGCAAATGGAAGGAGATCCTCAGGTAAAAGGCAGAATTCGTCAAGCGCAAATGCGTGCAGCCAAGCGTCGAATGATGCAAAATATCCCACAAGCTGACGTAGTCATCACAAACCCTACTCACTACGCCGTGGCGATAAGATATGATAAAAGCCGCGACGAGGCACCGATAATACTTGCCAAAGGTGTTGATTTTTTAGCACTGCAAATCAAAAAAATAGCCGTTGAAAATGGTGTGCAAATTTATGAAAATCCACCACTCGCAAGAGAACTTTATAAAATTTGTGAAGTCGATGATACGATACCAGCACATCTTTTTAGGGCCGTGGCTGAAGTGCTAAGCTTCGTTTATATGAGCAATAAACAAAAATTTAAAGATAAGCTTTGA